From Streptomyces sp. TLI_105, the proteins below share one genomic window:
- the purD gene encoding phosphoribosylamine--glycine ligase — translation MKVLVIGGGAREHALCRSLSLDPDVTALHCAPGNAGIAEVAELHAVDQLDGAAVTALATELGAELVVVGPEAPLVAGVADAVRAAGIPVFGPSQEAALLEGSKAFAKDVMAGAGVPTARSYVCTTPEEIDEALDAFGAPYVVKDDGLAAGKGVVVTEDVEQARAHALACDRVVIEEYLDGPEVSLFAITDGTTVLPLQPAQDFKRALDGDEGPNTGGMGAYSPLPWADPKLVEEVLETVLQPTVDELRRRGTPFSGLLYAGLAITSRGVRVIEFNARFGDPETQVVLARLKTPLAGVLLHSANGTLDDQAPLSWSDEAAVTVVVASHNYPDTPRTGDPIEGLDEIAEKDAPHAYVLHAGTKRGEDGAVLSAGGRVLSVTATGSDLAQARERAYAAVGRIRLDGSQHRTDIARKAAEA, via the coding sequence GTGAAGGTCCTCGTCATCGGCGGCGGCGCCCGCGAACACGCCCTGTGCCGCTCTCTCTCCCTCGATCCCGACGTCACCGCTCTGCACTGCGCGCCCGGCAACGCCGGAATCGCGGAGGTCGCGGAGCTGCACGCCGTCGACCAGCTGGACGGCGCGGCCGTCACCGCGCTCGCCACCGAGCTGGGCGCCGAGCTGGTCGTCGTCGGCCCGGAGGCCCCGCTCGTCGCCGGCGTCGCCGACGCCGTCCGCGCGGCCGGCATCCCCGTCTTCGGCCCGTCCCAGGAGGCGGCGCTGCTGGAGGGCTCCAAGGCCTTCGCCAAGGACGTCATGGCCGGCGCCGGGGTCCCCACCGCCCGCAGCTACGTCTGCACCACCCCGGAGGAGATCGACGAGGCGCTCGACGCCTTCGGCGCTCCGTACGTGGTCAAGGACGACGGCCTCGCGGCCGGCAAGGGCGTCGTCGTCACCGAGGACGTCGAGCAGGCGCGGGCGCACGCGCTCGCCTGCGACCGGGTGGTCATCGAGGAGTACCTGGACGGCCCCGAGGTCTCCCTCTTCGCGATCACCGACGGCACCACCGTCCTCCCGCTGCAGCCCGCGCAGGACTTCAAGCGCGCGCTCGACGGCGACGAGGGCCCGAACACCGGTGGCATGGGCGCCTACTCGCCGCTGCCCTGGGCCGACCCGAAGCTGGTCGAGGAGGTCCTGGAGACCGTCCTGCAGCCGACGGTCGACGAGCTGCGCCGCCGCGGCACGCCGTTCTCCGGCCTCCTCTACGCGGGTCTGGCGATCACCAGCCGCGGCGTCCGGGTCATCGAGTTCAACGCGCGCTTCGGCGACCCCGAGACCCAGGTCGTCCTGGCCCGTCTGAAGACCCCGCTCGCGGGCGTCCTGCTGCACTCCGCGAACGGCACCCTGGACGACCAGGCCCCGCTGAGCTGGAGCGACGAGGCCGCCGTCACCGTGGTCGTCGCCTCCCACAACTACCCGGACACCCCGCGCACGGGCGACCCGATCGAGGGCCTGGACGAGATCGCGGAGAAGGACGCCCCGCACGCGTACGTGCTGCACGCCGGTACGAAGCGGGGCGAGGACGGCGCGGTCCTGAGCGCCGGCGGGCGCGTCCTGTCGGTCACCGCCACCGGTTCGGACCTGGCGCAGGCCCGCGAGCGGGCGTACGCGGCGGTCGGCCGTATCCGCCTTGACGGGTCGCAGCACCGTACGGACATCGCGCGGAAGGCCGCCGAGGCCTGA